In a genomic window of Methylovirgula sp. 4M-Z18:
- the ybgC gene encoding tol-pal system-associated acyl-CoA thioesterase, with the protein MPEPHLLPIRVYYEDTDFSGVVYHASYLRFLERGRTELLRSLGIHQAALHTGETAGFAFAVRAMTIDFLKPARMDDLVTVETVPADIGGASVTLQQRILLGESVLIHATVRVAAVAGGKPVRLPHDVKVKLAGMPDH; encoded by the coding sequence ATGCCCGAACCCCATCTTCTGCCGATCCGTGTCTATTATGAGGACACCGATTTTTCCGGGGTGGTCTATCACGCCTCTTATTTGCGCTTTCTCGAGCGCGGCCGCACCGAGTTGCTGCGTTCGCTTGGCATTCATCAAGCGGCACTGCACACGGGGGAGACGGCGGGTTTTGCTTTCGCCGTACGTGCGATGACGATCGACTTTTTGAAGCCCGCCCGGATGGACGATCTTGTCACCGTCGAGACTGTTCCCGCGGACATCGGCGGCGCCTCCGTCACGCTCCAACAAAGGATTCTTTTGGGCGAATCTGTGTTGATTCACGCGACGGTCCGGGTCGCTGCCGTCGCCGGCGGCAAACCGGTGCGATTACCGCATGACGTCAAAGTCAAGCTTGCAGGAATGCCAGATCATTGA
- a CDS encoding DUF882 domain-containing protein: MALSALAFGTSATENAIANGDTRTLSIYYVHTKEANTITFRRDGHYDADGLEKLNWALRDWRHDEPTKMDPHLFDIVWEVYRESGSTQPIIVMSGYRSPETNAMLRHRSHSVAEHSQHILGKAMDVHFQDVPMSKIREIAMKMQRGGVGYYPTAGTPFCHIDAGGVRSWPRMPDAQLMALFPDGKTVHIPASGNPLPGYEEARAEIVARGDSGYVATLEEGRSKGIFAALFGGGEDDDEEVAAATSTRRGKASAAAATTVASADYSGNGKNNDGARSFFLNQTNAAVAQDAPAAPAPATVRGKTAKQQVPQQQPQPVEVAAQASAAPAAAPQPQPQAEPAATPVVADAAAPAAADTDSGMMKLVPMPPRRPNDAVIAALASLGNVPLPPSRPVVLASLSDAPVGVGKADAIAAVVRKADGLPAMITQGPEGAKRPAPQPVMAAMAYASAPGLGVPQPPVRPAVAMVPVAPSRSSLVKTAVIRDNMVASRLDTANFRMLTSPNSALTAKRVAAVTPTVGPIRSAAKESGKTLTTRSVAGSLTRFSTAEVLPAGGFVKN; this comes from the coding sequence TTGGCCCTCAGCGCTCTGGCTTTCGGCACCTCGGCCACGGAAAATGCAATCGCCAATGGCGATACGCGCACGCTCTCCATTTATTATGTCCATACCAAGGAGGCGAATACGATCACCTTCCGGCGGGATGGGCATTATGACGCCGATGGGCTCGAGAAGCTGAATTGGGCCTTGCGCGACTGGCGCCATGACGAGCCCACCAAGATGGACCCGCACCTGTTCGACATTGTGTGGGAAGTCTATCGCGAATCCGGTTCGACGCAGCCGATCATCGTGATGTCGGGCTATCGTTCGCCCGAGACCAATGCCATGCTGCGCCACCGTTCGCATTCGGTCGCCGAACATTCGCAGCATATTCTCGGCAAGGCCATGGACGTCCATTTCCAAGACGTGCCGATGTCGAAAATCCGTGAAATCGCCATGAAGATGCAGCGCGGCGGCGTCGGCTATTATCCGACCGCTGGGACGCCCTTCTGTCATATTGACGCGGGCGGCGTCCGCTCCTGGCCGCGCATGCCGGACGCCCAGTTGATGGCGTTGTTCCCCGACGGCAAGACCGTGCACATTCCGGCCAGCGGCAATCCTTTGCCCGGCTATGAGGAGGCTCGCGCCGAAATCGTGGCGCGGGGCGATTCCGGCTATGTGGCGACGCTGGAAGAAGGGCGCAGCAAAGGCATTTTTGCCGCATTGTTCGGTGGCGGCGAGGATGACGACGAGGAAGTCGCTGCTGCCACATCGACCCGCCGTGGCAAGGCCTCTGCGGCAGCGGCAACGACGGTTGCATCCGCCGATTATAGCGGCAACGGCAAGAACAATGACGGCGCCCGCTCTTTCTTCTTGAATCAGACGAATGCGGCCGTTGCGCAGGATGCGCCTGCCGCTCCGGCACCGGCGACGGTGCGCGGAAAGACGGCAAAGCAGCAGGTGCCGCAGCAGCAGCCGCAACCTGTGGAAGTGGCGGCGCAGGCGAGCGCTGCTCCGGCAGCAGCGCCGCAACCGCAGCCGCAGGCTGAGCCGGCGGCGACGCCGGTCGTGGCTGATGCCGCCGCGCCGGCCGCGGCCGATACCGATTCAGGCATGATGAAGCTCGTGCCGATGCCGCCGCGCCGGCCGAATGATGCGGTGATCGCTGCATTGGCGAGCCTGGGCAATGTGCCGCTGCCGCCGTCGCGGCCCGTGGTTCTGGCGTCGCTGAGCGACGCGCCGGTTGGCGTGGGCAAGGCTGACGCAATCGCGGCAGTGGTGCGCAAGGCTGATGGGCTGCCCGCGATGATCACGCAAGGCCCCGAGGGCGCGAAGCGTCCGGCGCCGCAGCCGGTAATGGCGGCGATGGCCTATGCCTCGGCGCCGGGGCTGGGCGTGCCGCAGCCGCCCGTCCGTCCCGCCGTGGCGATGGTGCCGGTGGCGCCAAGCCGCTCCTCGCTCGTCAAGACGGCGGTCATTCGCGACAATATGGTTGCGTCGCGGCTCGATACGGCGAATTTCCGCATGCTGACCTCGCCCAATTCCGCGTTGACGGCGAAGCGTGTCGCGGCGGTCACGCCGACGGTCGGTCCGATCCGCAGCGCCGCCAAGGAAAGCGGCAAGACGCTCACCACACGTTCGGTGGCAGGCAGCTTGACCCGCTTCAGTACGGCCGAAGTGCTGCCGGCCGGCGGGTTTGTAAAGAACTAA
- a CDS encoding DUF2312 domain-containing protein, with protein sequence MSTSAVDAGHLRAFIERIERLEEEKKTIADDIKDVYAEAKGNGYDVKIMRKIVSIRKQDHEKRKEEEEILDLYMAALGMMP encoded by the coding sequence ATGAGTACGAGTGCCGTTGACGCAGGCCATTTGCGCGCTTTCATCGAGCGCATCGAGCGCCTGGAGGAAGAGAAAAAGACCATTGCCGACGACATCAAGGACGTCTACGCCGAGGCCAAGGGCAATGGCTATGACGTGAAAATCATGCGCAAGATCGTCTCGATCCGCAAACAGGATCACGAAAAGCGGAAAGAGGAAGAGGAAATCCTCGATCTCTACATGGCGGCGCTCGGCATGATGCCGTAA
- the hisS gene encoding histidine--tRNA ligase, with the protein MSEAQKTTVKPRLPRGLADRPAADLAATETMFAAIKHVYELYGFEGVETPFIEYTDALGKFLPDLDRPNEGVFSFQDDDEQWLSLRYDLTAPLARYVAENYDKLPKPCRTYRAGWVFRNEKPGPGRFRQFMQFDADTVGSASVAADAEICMMAADTFERLGFKRGDYVIKVNNRKVLDGVMEAIGLGGDANAGKRLIVLRAIDKLDRLGADGVRLLLGPGRKDESGDFTKGAGLDEAQIARVMAFTAAKADSAGATLTNLKAVVEGSARGVEGVDELVEIDRLVEAAGMRERVVIDPSVVRGLEYYTGPVFEAELTFEVTGEDGKPIRFGSVGGGGRYDGLVARFRGEPVPATGFSIGVSRLLAALKAVQSPLIAQSTKPGPVVVLVMDKAETAHYQALAATLRQAGIAAEMYLGSAGMNAQLKYADKRGSIVAVIQGSNEREKGEVTIKDLILGAQIGPGITDRALFLEMKQKAQFSVPEADLVNAVQEVLARHQA; encoded by the coding sequence ATGTCCGAAGCGCAAAAAACCACCGTAAAACCCCGTCTGCCGCGTGGCCTCGCCGACCGGCCGGCCGCGGATCTGGCCGCCACCGAGACGATGTTCGCGGCGATCAAGCACGTTTACGAGCTTTACGGCTTCGAAGGCGTCGAGACGCCGTTCATCGAATATACGGACGCCTTGGGCAAATTCCTGCCCGATCTCGACCGGCCGAACGAAGGCGTCTTCTCATTCCAGGATGACGACGAGCAATGGCTGTCATTGCGCTACGACCTCACAGCCCCGCTCGCGCGCTATGTCGCTGAGAATTATGATAAATTGCCCAAACCCTGCCGCACCTATCGCGCCGGCTGGGTGTTCCGCAACGAGAAGCCCGGCCCCGGCCGCTTTCGCCAATTCATGCAATTCGATGCTGATACGGTCGGCTCGGCCAGTGTCGCGGCGGATGCCGAAATCTGTATGATGGCGGCCGACACGTTCGAACGGCTCGGCTTCAAGCGCGGCGACTACGTCATCAAGGTCAACAACCGCAAGGTGCTCGACGGTGTGATGGAAGCGATCGGCCTCGGCGGCGATGCGAATGCGGGCAAGCGCCTGATCGTGCTGCGTGCCATCGACAAGCTCGACCGCCTCGGCGCCGACGGCGTCCGCCTGCTGCTCGGCCCCGGGCGTAAGGATGAAAGCGGCGATTTCACCAAGGGTGCTGGTTTGGACGAGGCCCAGATTGCCCGCGTCATGGCCTTCACGGCGGCCAAGGCTGACAGCGCCGGCGCGACCCTGACCAATCTCAAGGCGGTCGTCGAAGGCTCGGCTCGAGGGGTCGAAGGCGTCGACGAACTCGTCGAAATCGACCGGCTGGTCGAAGCCGCCGGCATGCGTGAGCGCGTGGTGATCGACCCATCCGTTGTGCGCGGGCTCGAATATTACACCGGGCCGGTGTTCGAAGCGGAATTGACCTTCGAAGTCACGGGCGAAGACGGCAAACCGATCCGCTTCGGCTCGGTCGGCGGCGGCGGCCGCTATGATGGGCTCGTTGCGCGGTTCCGCGGCGAGCCGGTGCCGGCAACCGGCTTTTCCATCGGTGTCTCGCGCCTGCTCGCGGCCCTCAAGGCCGTGCAATCGCCGCTCATCGCGCAAAGCACCAAGCCCGGCCCCGTCGTGGTGCTGGTGATGGACAAGGCAGAAACCGCGCATTATCAGGCGCTCGCCGCCACGCTGCGGCAGGCGGGGATCGCGGCAGAGATGTATCTCGGGTCGGCTGGCATGAATGCCCAGCTCAAATATGCCGACAAGCGCGGCTCGATCGTCGCGGTCATTCAAGGCTCGAACGAGCGCGAGAAGGGCGAAGTGACGATCAAGGACCTGATCCTCGGCGCACAAATCGGTCCTGGCATCACCGACCGCGCGCTGTTCCTGGAGATGAAACAGAAGGCGCAATTCTCCGTGCCGGAAGCGGATTTGGTGAATGCCGTGCAAGAAGTGCTGGCACGGCATCAGGCCTGA
- a CDS encoding bleomycin resistance protein: MVDDQTSPSFLASVVRGGSPSNGRAPQAGFAALVPELAVSNIEASLAFWCGPLGFRIAYDRPAGRFAYLERGPLQIMLCERNGRWEVGAMQQPFGRGMSLQMRVDDLEAMIGSLQVANWPIYEGPYDMRYRVGSDETHQREFLVQDPDGYLLRFVERLRPPAAAS; encoded by the coding sequence ATGGTCGATGATCAAACATCCCCGTCCTTCCTCGCTTCCGTCGTACGCGGCGGCTCACCGAGCAATGGCCGCGCGCCGCAAGCCGGTTTCGCCGCATTGGTTCCCGAACTCGCCGTCTCGAACATCGAAGCGAGTCTCGCCTTCTGGTGCGGCCCGCTTGGATTTCGCATCGCCTACGACCGCCCCGCCGGGCGCTTCGCCTATTTGGAGCGCGGGCCTTTGCAGATCATGTTGTGCGAGCGCAACGGGCGATGGGAGGTCGGCGCCATGCAGCAGCCGTTCGGGCGCGGCATGAGTCTGCAAATGCGGGTCGATGATCTCGAAGCGATGATCGGCTCTTTGCAAGTGGCGAACTGGCCGATTTACGAAGGCCCCTATGACATGCGCTACCGCGTCGGCAGCGATGAAACCCACCAGCGCGAATTTCTGGTCCAGGATCCGGACGGATATTTGCTGCGTTTTGTTGAGCGGCTTAGGCCGCCCGCCGCCGCGAGCTAA
- a CDS encoding aspartate aminotransferase family protein: MSSSAAARVEVPNDLEAFWMPFTANRAFKKNPRMIARAKDMHYFTPDGRAIMDGTSALWCCNAGHNRAPIVEAIQNQAAELDFAPVFQYGHPKAFQLASRIAELAPGDLDHVFFVNSGSEAADTALKMAIAYHHARGQGQRQRLIGRVRGYHGVGFGGISVGGIVPNRRVFGSLLTGVDHLPHTYNREHQAYSRGEPEWGAHLADELENIVGLHDPSTIAAVMVEPMAGSTGVLPPPKGYLKRLRQICDKYGILLIFDEVITGFGRLGHAFAAERYGVIPDFITFAKGVTSGTVPMGGVIARKGIYDAFMTGPEHVIELFHGYTYSAHPLACAAGLATLDVYRDEKLFERAKALEETFADAMMSLKGLPNVLDIRAIGLVGAIDLASRPDAVGQRASDAMNSAFFNHGLMIRITGETIALCPPLIITEGQIGELMDKMREVIKEVA; this comes from the coding sequence ATGTCATCGTCCGCAGCAGCCCGTGTCGAAGTGCCGAATGATCTGGAAGCATTCTGGATGCCGTTCACGGCCAACCGCGCTTTCAAGAAAAATCCGCGCATGATCGCCCGTGCCAAGGACATGCATTATTTCACGCCGGACGGCCGCGCGATCATGGACGGCACCTCGGCGCTCTGGTGCTGCAATGCCGGCCACAACCGGGCACCGATCGTCGAGGCGATCCAGAACCAGGCGGCAGAACTCGACTTCGCGCCGGTCTTCCAATACGGCCATCCCAAGGCCTTCCAGCTCGCGAGCCGCATTGCCGAGCTCGCGCCGGGCGATCTCGACCACGTCTTCTTCGTCAATTCCGGTTCGGAAGCGGCCGATACGGCGCTGAAAATGGCGATCGCCTATCACCATGCGCGCGGCCAGGGGCAGCGCCAGCGCCTGATCGGCCGGGTGCGCGGTTATCATGGCGTCGGCTTCGGCGGCATTTCGGTCGGCGGCATCGTGCCGAACCGCCGCGTTTTTGGGTCGCTCCTGACTGGCGTCGATCATCTGCCGCACACCTATAACCGCGAACATCAGGCCTATTCGCGCGGCGAGCCAGAATGGGGCGCCCATCTCGCCGATGAGCTCGAAAACATCGTCGGCCTGCACGATCCTTCGACCATCGCCGCCGTCATGGTCGAACCGATGGCCGGCTCGACCGGCGTGCTGCCGCCGCCGAAAGGCTACCTGAAGCGCCTCCGGCAGATCTGCGACAAATACGGCATTCTGCTGATTTTCGACGAGGTGATCACCGGCTTCGGCCGCCTTGGCCATGCCTTCGCCGCCGAGCGTTACGGTGTCATCCCGGATTTCATCACCTTCGCCAAGGGCGTGACCTCCGGCACCGTGCCGATGGGCGGCGTCATCGCCCGCAAGGGCATTTATGATGCCTTCATGACTGGGCCGGAACATGTGATCGAATTGTTCCACGGCTACACCTATTCGGCCCATCCGCTGGCCTGCGCCGCGGGCCTAGCGACGCTCGACGTGTACCGCGACGAGAAATTGTTCGAGCGCGCGAAGGCGCTCGAGGAAACGTTCGCCGATGCAATGATGTCGCTCAAGGGCCTGCCCAACGTGCTCGACATCCGTGCGATCGGCCTCGTCGGCGCTATTGACCTCGCCTCGCGCCCCGACGCAGTCGGCCAGCGTGCGTCGGACGCCATGAACAGCGCCTTCTTCAATCACGGGCTGATGATCCGCATCACCGGCGAAACGATCGCGCTCTGCCCGCCGCTGATCATTACCGAAGGACAGATCGGCGAGCTGATGGATAAGATGCGGGAAGTGATCAAGGAAGTGGCGTAA
- a CDS encoding organic hydroperoxide resistance protein: MLTKVLFTATSTATGGRNGHSEAADHSVAVDLSVPKEMGGPGKPNTTTPEHLFATGYAACFGGALDYIGHQHKKDASKAAVTCSVSIGPREAGGFGLEVKLHVVDKSLPQAELQALANEAHEKICPYSHATRGNVPVEVTVEGA; the protein is encoded by the coding sequence ATGCTGACCAAAGTGCTTTTCACCGCCACCTCCACTGCAACGGGCGGCCGCAACGGCCATTCGGAAGCCGCCGACCATTCGGTTGCGGTCGATCTGTCCGTGCCGAAGGAAATGGGCGGACCAGGCAAGCCCAATACCACGACGCCGGAACATCTTTTTGCCACCGGCTATGCCGCCTGCTTCGGCGGCGCCCTCGACTATATCGGCCATCAGCACAAGAAGGATGCGAGCAAGGCCGCAGTCACCTGCTCGGTCTCCATCGGTCCGCGCGAAGCCGGCGGCTTCGGTCTCGAAGTCAAGCTGCATGTGGTCGACAAGAGCCTGCCCCAAGCCGAATTGCAGGCGCTCGCCAATGAGGCGCATGAGAAGATTTGCCCCTATTCCCACGCGACTCGCGGCAATGTGCCGGTCGAAGTGACGGTCGAAGGGGCATAA